In Pectobacterium actinidiae, the DNA window GATGTTGGCGGGTAATCTCTCCAGCGCGGGGTCGGATACGCTGGCTAACCTGATGGCCTTTTGGGCGGCGGATTTTGGCCAGCATTATCCGAACGTGAATTTACAGATTCAGGCCGCGGGTTCGTCCTCTGCACCGACGTCTCTGGCATCGGGAGCCGCGCAGCTTGGGCCGATGAGCAGGGCGATGAAGGCCAGCGAAATTGAGGCATTCGTCCAGCACTATGGCTATCCGCCGCTGGCGGTGCCGGTGGCAATGGATGCGCTGGTCGTGTTGGTCAATCAGGATAACCCGCTGCCTGGGCTGAACTTGTCGCAACTGGACGCCATCTTTTCGATTACGCAGCGCTGTGGTAACCACCAGTCGATAAAACAGTGGGGCGATCTCGGCCTGCATGGCAGTTGGGAAAAACGCACGCTACTGCGCTATGGGCGAAACTCTGCGTCGGGAACCTATGGCTTCTTTAAGCAAAAGGCGCTATGCCGTGGCGATTTCCTTCCTCAAGTCAATGAGTTGCCGGGGTCGGCGTCCGTTGTGCAGGCCGTTGCTGCGTCGAGCGATGCCATCGGCTATGCCAGCGTGGGCTTTCGTACTAGCGGCGTGAAAATGCTGCCGCTAGCCGCACAAGGCACCGACTACATTTACCCCTCGACTGAGAATATTCGCAGCGGTTTGTATCCCTATACTCGTTATCTCTATATTTATGTGAACAAAGCGCCCAACCAACCGCTGGAAGCGCTGACGGCGGCATTTTTAGCGAGTGTGCTGTCTGAAACAGGGCAAGCGTTGGTGAATCAGGATGGCTATTTGCCCTTGCCGGAAGAAACGCGTCGTCAGGCGCGCCAGTTGATCGGCCTGCCGGAATAATTCCTCTTTCCATCAAGAGTTGGCGACATTTTCACGTCACATGAACTTTCTTCATGTGACGTGAAAATTCTTCCATTGCTCTGCGATTCGCCACGTGACAGGATAGTTTTAAATTTAGACGTCCAGATGGCTAAATAAGATTAAATGTAACTATCCCTCTGGGCAAATAT includes these proteins:
- a CDS encoding PstS family phosphate ABC transporter substrate-binding protein, with the translated sequence MTSATRIAGAFLLLLSALCSAQPRQMLAGNLSSAGSDTLANLMAFWAADFGQHYPNVNLQIQAAGSSSAPTSLASGAAQLGPMSRAMKASEIEAFVQHYGYPPLAVPVAMDALVVLVNQDNPLPGLNLSQLDAIFSITQRCGNHQSIKQWGDLGLHGSWEKRTLLRYGRNSASGTYGFFKQKALCRGDFLPQVNELPGSASVVQAVAASSDAIGYASVGFRTSGVKMLPLAAQGTDYIYPSTENIRSGLYPYTRYLYIYVNKAPNQPLEALTAAFLASVLSETGQALVNQDGYLPLPEETRRQARQLIGLPE